Proteins encoded within one genomic window of Nordella sp. HKS 07:
- a CDS encoding AI-2E family transporter: MDLGPVDRETAALARLHLSKPVSFSIIGIFVILLVGALYFARSFFLPVMLALLITLTFSPMVRYLRRHGVPSAVSAVLLVLVLFAFLGSASLYLSDPISQIISDLPTIAQRIEERFAPLREPLRRVMSASAQLEELADTAGPAAEKVVVAQSGLAGWAANALGGLSTTLGATLVLVVFLLSSGDLFLHKVVRILPTLSDKKRSVRLVHNVEFEVSRYLLTITAINLGFGAAVATAMWFLGMPNPLLWGAVATALNFIPYVGAAIGVGATFVAALITYGTIGPAFLAPAAYLLFHTLESAFITPLILGRRLELNVVVIFISLAFWGWIWGIVGALIAVPILVVIKVFCDNFPGLAHFGEFLSGTPPAAEPLNGEE, encoded by the coding sequence ATGGATTTGGGTCCGGTCGACCGCGAGACTGCGGCACTCGCGCGGCTACATCTTTCCAAGCCGGTATCCTTCTCCATTATCGGCATATTCGTAATCCTTCTGGTCGGCGCTCTCTACTTCGCCCGCAGCTTCTTCCTGCCGGTCATGCTGGCGCTTCTCATCACGCTCACCTTCTCGCCCATGGTGCGCTATCTGCGCCGTCATGGCGTTCCCTCCGCCGTCTCGGCTGTCCTTCTGGTTCTGGTCCTGTTCGCTTTCCTGGGATCGGCGTCGCTCTATCTCTCCGATCCGATAAGTCAGATCATCTCCGACTTACCGACCATCGCCCAGCGCATCGAGGAGCGCTTCGCACCGTTGCGCGAGCCCTTGCGCCGGGTGATGAGCGCCTCGGCGCAGCTCGAGGAACTGGCCGACACGGCGGGGCCGGCGGCCGAGAAAGTCGTCGTCGCCCAGTCCGGTCTTGCCGGCTGGGCCGCAAACGCGCTCGGCGGCTTGAGCACGACGCTCGGCGCCACCTTGGTGCTGGTCGTCTTCCTGCTCTCCTCCGGCGATCTCTTTCTGCACAAGGTGGTGCGCATCCTGCCGACGCTCAGCGACAAGAAGCGCTCGGTGCGCCTCGTCCATAATGTGGAGTTTGAGGTCTCGCGCTATCTCCTCACCATCACGGCCATCAATCTGGGCTTCGGTGCCGCGGTCGCCACCGCCATGTGGTTTCTCGGCATGCCCAATCCGCTGCTTTGGGGCGCCGTCGCCACCGCGCTCAATTTCATCCCCTATGTAGGCGCCGCCATTGGCGTCGGCGCAACCTTCGTCGCCGCATTGATTACCTATGGCACGATCGGCCCGGCCTTCCTCGCGCCCGCTGCCTATCTCCTGTTTCACACGCTCGAAAGCGCCTTCATCACCCCGCTCATCCTCGGCCGCCGGCTTGAGCTGAACGTCGTGGTCATCTTCATTTCCCTCGCATTCTGGGGCTGGATCTGGGGCATTGTCGGCGCGCTCATCGCCGTGCCCATCCTGGTCGTGATCAAGGTCTTCTGCGACAATTTCCCCGGCCTCGCCCATTTCGGCGAGTTCCTGTCCGGCACCCCGCCCGCTGCCGAGCCGCTGAACGGCGAGGAATGA
- a CDS encoding HWE histidine kinase domain-containing protein: protein MWIDKRLPMLRRHPGLGIIVSVGLVASVVVLKGIFPDLPAFLPLYPVVLLSAFIGGRYPGILAWTASTILGAYYFSQTDGFPGNWGYLTIFGFACVCALIVFIVDLLDRAIQRLEFERNRLALALKAASLATWELHPDGRLRWDENFYHMVGLDPTKDPPSTEKFLAMVHPEDRARMFEARSRMSQGEPPTQKEEYRLTRPDGRMVWLENYRAAVKGERQHFIGITQDISSRKGYERRIKGLMRELAHRVKNQYAVILAMVRETNKQARTPQEFESLIQSRIAALARSHDLLVHGEWESADLKDLLLAHVEAFGLSDRLAAEGPPVALSAMAAQYFGMAFHELCTNAVKHGAFSVPTGRVRVRWEVRDGVEQNNFILTWQEMNGPAPQASDSPGFGSKVLTQLMPTAISGTSETELAPGGLIWRVKGRLESLQSNDD, encoded by the coding sequence GTGTGGATCGATAAGCGGTTGCCGATGCTTCGGCGCCATCCCGGCTTGGGCATCATCGTCAGCGTCGGGCTCGTCGCATCGGTTGTCGTGCTGAAAGGCATATTTCCCGACTTGCCCGCTTTCCTGCCGCTCTATCCGGTGGTCCTGCTCAGCGCTTTCATCGGTGGCCGGTATCCCGGCATCCTGGCGTGGACGGCTTCGACCATCCTCGGCGCTTATTATTTCTCGCAGACGGACGGCTTTCCGGGCAACTGGGGTTATCTGACGATCTTCGGCTTCGCCTGCGTGTGCGCGCTCATCGTCTTCATCGTCGATCTGCTCGACCGCGCTATCCAACGGCTTGAATTCGAGCGCAACCGGCTGGCGCTCGCCCTCAAGGCGGCAAGCCTCGCGACCTGGGAACTTCATCCGGACGGCCGCCTGCGCTGGGACGAGAACTTCTATCACATGGTCGGGCTCGATCCGACCAAGGACCCACCCTCGACCGAAAAGTTTCTGGCCATGGTCCATCCCGAGGACCGTGCGCGCATGTTCGAGGCCAGGAGCCGGATGAGCCAGGGCGAGCCGCCGACGCAGAAAGAGGAGTACCGGCTGACGCGGCCCGATGGCCGCATGGTCTGGCTTGAGAATTATCGTGCCGCGGTCAAGGGTGAGCGCCAGCATTTCATCGGCATCACGCAGGATATCTCGTCGCGCAAAGGCTATGAACGGCGCATCAAGGGGCTGATGCGCGAGCTCGCCCACCGGGTAAAGAACCAGTATGCAGTGATCCTCGCCATGGTGCGCGAGACGAACAAGCAGGCCCGCACGCCGCAGGAGTTTGAAAGCCTCATCCAGTCTCGCATCGCGGCGCTGGCGCGCTCGCATGACCTCCTGGTGCATGGGGAATGGGAATCTGCCGATCTCAAAGACCTTCTCCTCGCCCATGTCGAGGCCTTCGGGCTGTCTGATCGCCTCGCTGCGGAAGGTCCGCCCGTCGCCTTGTCCGCAATGGCGGCGCAGTATTTCGGGATGGCCTTCCACGAATTGTGCACCAATGCGGTCAAGCACGGCGCCTTTTCCGTGCCCACCGGGCGCGTGCGTGTCCGCTGGGAGGTCCGCGATGGTGTGGAGCAGAACAATTTTATCTTGACCTGGCAGGAAATGAACGGACCGGCGCCACAGGCGAGCGACAGTCCGGGCTTCGGCTCGAAGGTGCTCACTCAATTGATGCCGACGGCGATATCAGGAACCTCCGAGACCGAACTGGCGCCGGGTGGCTTGATCTGGAGGGTGAAGGGGCGTCTCGAATCCCTTCAGTCGAATGATGATTAG
- a CDS encoding MgtC/SapB family protein, producing the protein MLPTIDPSLILSHAAALVSAYLLAFPIGWDREKVARSAGLRTFPLVALASCGFIQASESLMTDAPQATAYVVEGLITGMGFIGGGAILKHGASVYGTATAASLWATGAIGMAVGLGSYEVAIIISLITFLTLKLLPLLKEEENADSPALAKAAVKKPKNR; encoded by the coding sequence ATGTTACCGACGATCGATCCCTCTCTGATTCTGTCACACGCCGCCGCCCTGGTGAGCGCCTATCTGCTCGCCTTTCCCATCGGCTGGGACAGAGAGAAAGTGGCGCGTAGCGCCGGGTTGCGGACCTTCCCCCTTGTCGCGCTCGCCAGCTGCGGCTTCATCCAGGCAAGTGAATCCCTCATGACGGATGCGCCGCAGGCCACGGCCTATGTCGTCGAGGGCCTCATCACGGGCATGGGGTTCATCGGCGGCGGCGCCATCCTCAAGCACGGCGCTTCCGTCTATGGCACGGCAACCGCGGCGAGCCTGTGGGCCACCGGCGCGATCGGCATGGCCGTGGGCCTTGGCAGCTATGAAGTCGCCATCATCATTTCGTTGATCACCTTCCTGACGCTGAAGCTGCTGCCGCTTCTGAAGGAAGAGGAAAATGCGGACAGCCCGGCGTTGGCAAAGGCCGCCGTGAAGAAGCCAAAAAATCGCTAG
- a CDS encoding pyridoxal phosphate-dependent aminotransferase, producing the protein MRYAKITERLQGLGSEKWAVHVEGKEREARGEKLIFLSIGEPDAAVPEAIMDVADRQMRAGRTRYSNGRGEPQVLRALSSMYSKRSGRHVTPSQFLFLPGTQTALYVAFMGTIDIGDEVLLPDPYYATYEGVIAAAGGIPVPVLADPDRGFHLNADDLARKITPKTRALLLNTPGNPTGTVFTADEIAGIGALCRKHDLWIISDEVYATLTYGNTVFVSPFDDASLEERTIVVSSVSKSHAMPGFRCGWIAASEEFCARILPMSETILFGSQPFLEDATAFALENYFPEVEEMKVNYEKRARALIAGLKGARTISARMPEGGMFVMVDVRKSGLTGDEFARRLLAEEAVVTMPGESFGEGGGGHLRVALTVDEAQITEASKRIRRLAERIG; encoded by the coding sequence ATGCGTTATGCGAAGATCACGGAGAGGCTCCAGGGCCTCGGCTCCGAGAAATGGGCTGTTCACGTCGAAGGCAAGGAGCGCGAGGCCAGGGGCGAGAAATTGATCTTTCTCTCCATCGGCGAGCCCGATGCGGCGGTGCCGGAGGCGATCATGGATGTCGCCGACAGGCAGATGCGCGCCGGCCGCACCCGCTATTCCAACGGCCGCGGCGAGCCGCAGGTTCTGCGCGCCCTGTCGTCCATGTATTCGAAGCGCAGCGGCCGCCATGTGACGCCGAGCCAGTTCCTGTTCCTTCCCGGCACCCAGACCGCCCTCTATGTCGCCTTCATGGGGACCATCGACATCGGCGATGAAGTGCTGCTCCCCGACCCCTATTACGCGACCTATGAGGGCGTCATTGCCGCGGCCGGCGGTATTCCGGTCCCGGTGCTTGCCGACCCTGACCGCGGCTTCCATCTCAATGCCGACGACCTCGCCCGCAAGATCACCCCCAAGACCCGCGCCCTCCTTCTCAACACGCCCGGCAATCCGACCGGCACGGTGTTCACCGCCGACGAGATCGCCGGGATCGGCGCGCTCTGCCGCAAGCATGATCTGTGGATCATCTCCGACGAGGTCTATGCGACGCTCACTTACGGCAACACCGTATTCGTCTCGCCATTCGATGACGCGTCCCTCGAGGAGCGTACCATCGTCGTCTCCTCGGTGTCGAAGTCGCATGCCATGCCCGGCTTCCGCTGCGGCTGGATCGCCGCGTCGGAAGAGTTCTGCGCGCGCATCCTGCCGATGTCCGAGACCATCCTGTTCGGCTCGCAGCCTTTCCTCGAGGATGCCACCGCCTTCGCGCTCGAGAACTATTTCCCCGAGGTCGAGGAAATGAAGGTGAATTACGAGAAGCGCGCCCGCGCGCTCATCGCCGGCCTGAAGGGCGCCAGGACCATTTCGGCGCGCATGCCGGAAGGCGGCATGTTCGTGATGGTCGATGTGCGCAAGAGCGGCCTCACGGGCGATGAATTCGCCCGCCGCCTGCTCGCCGAGGAGGCCGTCGTCACCATGCCGGGCGAAAGCTTCGGCGAGGGCGGCGGCGGACATCTGCGCGTCGCCCTCACCGTCGACGAGGCGCAGATCACCGAAGCGAGCAAACGCATCCGCCGGCTCGCGGAGAGGATCGGCTGA